ACTGAACCACAAAATTGGAGTGAAAGCTAAGTGGCCCACTGGTTGGGGGAATTTCGGTATTGATTCGGATTTTTGACGCCTTCTAACCCTAGAAACTTTATGGATTCGACCCAATTGTAGAGGGTTACAGAACCTGTGATTTGATATTTGCGACGAGGCACGCTTTGCGGAACTCCAAAAAGATATTCCGTCACCGCCACCATTTGAATTTCTTTTGAAAACATAACAAAACCCCCATGCGTTGGAGCAAATCCAACGCATGGAGGTTTATTCATAATCACCCGCCCGATTATGATTTTGTTGAGAATTAAATTACTTCTTCTTACCCATTGCAGCCTGCAAAACTTTAGCCACAAAGAATACTACAGCCACACCAACCAAAACTAACAGCAATGCCAACGGATTCGTTTGCGTAGAAATAATTGGATTACTTGGAATAGGAATGATCAATCCAATAATTGGTACTAACCCATAAATCAGTACATACAAGGCCATGAAAAGCAAAACCAATTTCCCAATGAAAGTGATTATAGGTGCGTTCACCTTTGTCTGAACCTTTGTATACAACTCTTCGTTGCGTCCTGGATTATTCATATTAGTGTACCCCCTTAATTTTCTGATAATTCGCGGTTCATTGCTGTCACATCATCATCATCAAGTGGATAAAGTACAATGAGCAACGCTGCAACGATGGCCAAAACGATTGGAATCCAGATGAATGATACTTCAATACCAGTCAATCCATTTGTCCCAACATGTTCTGAATCTTTGAAACCATATGCTGATAAGATCAATGCTGGAATGATTCCACCAAGTGCTAATCCAACCTTAAAACACAACCCCATGATAGCATTAATAATACCAGCCGCACGCTTACCAGAAACGTACTCCGAGTACGTCACAATTTCGGGAACCAGCGACCACATGAAGCCAGTCGCTGAAGTTAAGCCCCATTGTTGTAAGAAACGGCCAATATAACCATACATGATCTGATCCTGATGTCCATGCGACCAGAACCACAATACCAACTGACCTAGGATGAATATGCCTAAGAACGCTAGGAAGAAGTTTTTCTTACCTAACACTCCCCGTAATCTTGGCCACAATGCAACCAGGAAAATACCTGGAATTGAACCAATCAAACCAATTGAAGTCATCCACTCTTGATGCCCGATTGATGACTGCATGAAGTATGGCCAAACAGTATTACCAAAGAACATAAAGGTAAAGGCAACTAAGAAGAAGCCCCCTAACAATTGCAAAGCTTTGTTTGATTTCAGTTCAATGAACAAATCAGTGATCTTGGCTACTTTTTGATTTTCATCAGGCAAGACTCGTTCATGAGTTCCAAAGTAGGAAAGCATTAGAGCTGCAAATCCCAACACCATATAGATACCATAGACTAAGAACCAGTCACCTTGAGCAGATGGCTTACCATAGTCACCTAAAGGCATTTTCAAGCCAAAGAATCCAGTGTCAGTCATTGGTCCACCAACAGCTAATTGGACAAACATTGGGAAAAAGGTATACACCAACAAATTAGCCGTATTGGCCAAAATCATTCGCGTCGATGTCAACTCTGCAATCGATTCACCATCACGTGTCAATGAAGCATTAATTGAACCATAAGGTACATTCACGAAAGAGTAAATCAAAGCTGTTGCCAAGTACGAAATTAAAGCATAGATGAATTTTCCATTGGCTGTAAAATTTGCAGTTGGGAAAAATAACATCGCTGACAAAATTGTCAGGGGAATGCCAAAGTATACCAGGTAAGGTCGATACTTACCTGCACGTGGATTATTCTTATCAACAGCGGCACCAACATATGGATCCCAAACAACATTGATAGAACGCACAATCATGAAAATTAGGGCGCCTGAAGCAGCTGAGATACCATCGATGTTAGTCATATAAAACAGCAAGTATCCGCCAACCGTACCGAAAACCAGGTTTTGGGCAAAGTCACCGAATCCGTATGAGATGCGTTCGCGAAGTGATAACTTCACAAACTCATCCTTTCGAACATTTGCGTCCATAACAAAACTCCTTAAAATTTATAACATAGTGAAAATACGATTATTTGCATAAGATAACCCTCATTGCTATGAAAGCGCTATCTTCTATCAACAAGACAAAGTATATCACGGTTGGTTTTTTAACACAACCAACCGTTTGTTAAAAAAAGGAATAACTGATCAGCCTACAACGAAAACCCCTAAAATAACTTAAATTATTGATATATCAACAATGAAAACGCTATCATTTTCAAGATAAAACACATCCCACATTAAACATTGTGAAATAAAATTTAATAATTGGTCTATCTAATCAATCAACGGTTTGTAATCTATCAACAAAAAAATTGAAAACATGCTCATAAGTCCCGTGTTACAATGGTTTACATACATATTATGAAAACGAGGTATGTGCATGGCTAACAAAGTCGATCAAGATATTATGCGCGAGGCCAATCGCAAATTAATTATCCAAGCACTATTTAACGCTGAGCAGACATCCCGTAGTGAAATTGCGGATCAAATTGAATTACATAAATCAACTGTGACCACTATCTATCGTGAGATTGAGGAAAGCGGCTTTATTGAAGAACTTGGTGAAGGAACTGTTTCAAAAGCCGGGGGTCGCAAACCAAAACTCATTCGGTTTAATCATAATTTAGGCTACATCGTTTCATTTGATCTTGGTCACTACCATTTACGCTATATGGCCGCTCGGATAACTGGTGAAATTATCACGCAAGGTGAATTGACTATTACCGGCATGGACATTGCAGCTATTCAGCGGGCCATGCTCGCTTATATTACCCAACTTGGTACCTTAAAAACCGATCGTGGTTTAATGGGCGTTAGCGTCGCCATCCATGGGGTGGTGGAAAACAATCGCGTGCATTACGCGCCATACCATCTTGATTTGCTGAGTATTGACTTGGCCAAACAACTCGAAAGTCAATTGAACGTGCCCGTATATCTAGAAAACGAAGCCAATTTAGCAGCCGTGTACCTACGTGATTACCGGGACTATGATGGTGGCGCATTACTCCACAACTTTATCACTGTCAATATCCATGATGGTATCGGTGCCGGTGTCATCTTGAACGACCGTCTCTTCCCTGGCGTTCATGGTGAAGCTGGTGAAATTGGTCGTATGGTTATGTCAAACAACCATTGGCAAGATGAAGGATTTACGGGCGATGTTCATTTAGAAGA
This is a stretch of genomic DNA from Weissella soli. It encodes these proteins:
- a CDS encoding ROK family transcriptional regulator, yielding MANKVDQDIMREANRKLIIQALFNAEQTSRSEIADQIELHKSTVTTIYREIEESGFIEELGEGTVSKAGGRKPKLIRFNHNLGYIVSFDLGHYHLRYMAARITGEIITQGELTITGMDIAAIQRAMLAYITQLGTLKTDRGLMGVSVAIHGVVENNRVHYAPYHLDLLSIDLAKQLESQLNVPVYLENEANLAAVYLRDYRDYDGGALLHNFITVNIHDGIGAGVILNDRLFPGVHGEAGEIGRMVMSNNHWQDEGFTGDVHLEDLFSEDALIARLARIKKIDYLTMDEFLSLWDNNDADALRLVDEWIETLAKAIFNLVQYMAPEAVFVHSRILARHPEFYTRMEARYQTIAPHTTIPLKFARRSVDRATLAGGISYTTRKLLDMIDFTLIFTDNKSKQTT
- a CDS encoding MFS transporter gives rise to the protein MDANVRKDEFVKLSLRERISYGFGDFAQNLVFGTVGGYLLFYMTNIDGISAASGALIFMIVRSINVVWDPYVGAAVDKNNPRAGKYRPYLVYFGIPLTILSAMLFFPTANFTANGKFIYALISYLATALIYSFVNVPYGSINASLTRDGESIAELTSTRMILANTANLLVYTFFPMFVQLAVGGPMTDTGFFGLKMPLGDYGKPSAQGDWFLVYGIYMVLGFAALMLSYFGTHERVLPDENQKVAKITDLFIELKSNKALQLLGGFFLVAFTFMFFGNTVWPYFMQSSIGHQEWMTSIGLIGSIPGIFLVALWPRLRGVLGKKNFFLAFLGIFILGQLVLWFWSHGHQDQIMYGYIGRFLQQWGLTSATGFMWSLVPEIVTYSEYVSGKRAAGIINAIMGLCFKVGLALGGIIPALILSAYGFKDSEHVGTNGLTGIEVSFIWIPIVLAIVAALLIVLYPLDDDDVTAMNRELSEN